Proteins encoded together in one Anopheles darlingi chromosome 3, idAnoDarlMG_H_01, whole genome shotgun sequence window:
- the LOC125957711 gene encoding angiogenic factor with G patch and FHA domains 1 isoform X2 produces MARKPVPFRIFKITNLGEVTSNQLCNYVQGLHRHIQRQNLRIQKLKHKIKSLRIQRKRSLNLASAEPEVPEIVEEKEEQPLDIKAFVDDIKQTAQDVDLQNRYIYEPTSGLYYDPETGYYYNSIYGLHYDGQRGCYLKYNTATQEYDFYSQVIPETMLEEDDKAKKKVHNTSLHCSPTLEDSLVARFSSLEIDRMRRSALDVAKRYPPSLRIVVKETNLKELKIGSLFIVTCKGGSLGREGNHDVIIPDINISKSHLQFTYNDQKATYQFVDLGSKNGTLYNGVRVKLGENQAQSDPVVLLHGSILQLNQTKLLCHVHEGNATCGKCEPGLLVSTEPAEPPELSNKISKPVSHKEGLKLIQKRFGLENEKYVKTGENQGQGQRIGPEYKDRAATRRKVKGSSNEHEKTQMASLEQSIASDNKGFQMLSKLGWNEGKPLGRNDAGLTEPIPLKSNVGTSGLGSTGQLQYGSNVQPVDPKRHSIWRKTQERFERSAAFVAGSSEDSE; encoded by the exons ATGGCGCGCAAACCGGTTCCCTTCCGGATATTCAAGATCACCAACCTAGGCGAAGTGACCAGCAACCAGCTTTGTAATTATGTGCAGGGACTTCACCGGCATATCCAGAGGCAGAATTTGCGGATACAGAAACTGAAACACAAGATAAAATCTCTG AGGATCCAGAGAAAACGCAGCCTAAATCTGGCCAGTGCCGAGCCGGAAGTTCCGGAAATAGtcgaggaaaaagaagagcagCCGCTGGATATCAAGGCTTTTGTGGACGACATCAAGCAAACGGCGCAAGATGTGGACCTCCAGAATCGCTACATCTACGAGCCGACGTCCGGATTGTACTACGATCCGGAAACCGGATATTACTACAACTCG ATTTACGGGCTACACTATGATGGCCAAAGAGGCTGCTACCTGAAGTATAATACCGCTACCCAGGAGTACGACTTTTACTCGCAGGTCATACCCGAAACAATGCTAGAAGAAGATGACAAGGCCAAGAAAAAG GTTCACAATACTTCACTACATTGCTCTCCTACACTAGAAGACAGTCTCGTAGCACGATTCTCTTCGCTAGAGATCGACCGAATGCGCCGGTCGGCGCTGG aCGTCGCCAAACGGTATCCTCCCTCGTTGCGCATAGTTGTGAAGGAAACTAACCTGAAGGAGCTGAAGATTGGTTCACTGTTCATCGTCACTTGCAAGGGAGGTTCGCTTGGCCGCGAGGGTAACCATGACGTCATCATTCCTGACATTAACATCTCCAAGAGTCACCTTCAGTTCACGTACAACGATCAGAAGGCTACCTACCAGTTCGTGGATCTCGGCTCAAAGAACGGCACACTGTACAATGGTGTCCGGGTGAAACTAGGCGAGAACCAGGCGCAAAGTGACCCCGTGGTACTCCTTCACGGTAGCATACTGCAACTGAATCAAACCAAACTGCTTTGCCATGTGCACGAGGGTAACGCAACGTGTGGCAAATGTGAACCGGGTCTACTGGTGAGCACAGAGCCAGCGGAACCTCCAGAGTTATCGAACAAAATAAGCAAACCCGTCTCTCACAAGGAAGGACTGAAACTGATTCAGAAACGCTTCggattggaaaatgaaa AATATGTGAAAACGGGCGAAAACCAGGGACAGGGTCAACGGATTGGTCCGGAGTATAAGGACCGGGCTGCAACTAGACGCAAGGTGAAGGGAAGCTCGAATGAGCACGAAAAGACGCAAATGGCCTCGCTCGAACAATCCATTGCCAGCGATAACAAGGGCTTCCAGATGCTGTCGAAGCTCGGTTGGAACGAGGGTAAACCGCTCGGACGCAACGATGCCGGTCTAACGGAACCGATCCCGCTTAAATCGAACGTTGGAACGTCCGGATTAGGGTCCACGGGACAGCTGCAGTACGGATCGAACGTGCAACCGGTCGATCCGAAGCGTCACTCCATTTGGCGCAAAACTCAGGAACGCTTTGAACGGTCAGCTGCCTTCGTCGCGGGAAGTAGTGAAGATTCGGAGTAA
- the LOC125957711 gene encoding angiogenic factor with G patch and FHA domains 1 isoform X1, producing MARKPVPFRIFKITNLGEVTSNQLCNYVQGLHRHIQRQNLRIQKLKHKIKSLRIQRKRSLNLASAEPEVPEIVEEKEEQPLDIKAFVDDIKQTAQDVDLQNRYIYEPTSGLYYDPETGYYYNSIYGLHYDGQRGCYLKYNTATQEYDFYSQVIPETMLEEDDKAKKKKKPTESTSKVKKARDSDDSAERSRHRSSRKHARKRKKRHRKHRRHRSRSRSSSSESGSESSSSSGKRSKKKRKSKRKHRKSSSVDVREEGELASSDSSQSSSPSVILVESGGDGASDDSAEQFKTNYKDVAKRYPPSLRIVVKETNLKELKIGSLFIVTCKGGSLGREGNHDVIIPDINISKSHLQFTYNDQKATYQFVDLGSKNGTLYNGVRVKLGENQAQSDPVVLLHGSILQLNQTKLLCHVHEGNATCGKCEPGLLVSTEPAEPPELSNKISKPVSHKEGLKLIQKRFGLENEKYVKTGENQGQGQRIGPEYKDRAATRRKVKGSSNEHEKTQMASLEQSIASDNKGFQMLSKLGWNEGKPLGRNDAGLTEPIPLKSNVGTSGLGSTGQLQYGSNVQPVDPKRHSIWRKTQERFERSAAFVAGSSEDSE from the exons ATGGCGCGCAAACCGGTTCCCTTCCGGATATTCAAGATCACCAACCTAGGCGAAGTGACCAGCAACCAGCTTTGTAATTATGTGCAGGGACTTCACCGGCATATCCAGAGGCAGAATTTGCGGATACAGAAACTGAAACACAAGATAAAATCTCTG AGGATCCAGAGAAAACGCAGCCTAAATCTGGCCAGTGCCGAGCCGGAAGTTCCGGAAATAGtcgaggaaaaagaagagcagCCGCTGGATATCAAGGCTTTTGTGGACGACATCAAGCAAACGGCGCAAGATGTGGACCTCCAGAATCGCTACATCTACGAGCCGACGTCCGGATTGTACTACGATCCGGAAACCGGATATTACTACAACTCG ATTTACGGGCTACACTATGATGGCCAAAGAGGCTGCTACCTGAAGTATAATACCGCTACCCAGGAGTACGACTTTTACTCGCAGGTCATACCCGAAACAATGCTAGAAGAAGATGACAAGGCCAAGAAAAAG AAAAAGCCGACCGAATCGACGAGTAAGGTGAAGAAGGCACGCGATAGCGATGATAGTGCCGAGCGGTCTAGGCACCGTAGTAGCAGGAAGCACGCTCGCAAGCGTAAGAAGCGCCACCGCAAACATCGACGACACCGATCACGGTCGCGCAGCTCATCGAGTGAATCTGGAAGTGAAAGCTCCAGTTCAAGCGGGAAACGTTCGAAGAAAAAGCGCAAATCAAAGCGCAAACACCGCAAATCTAGCTCCGTGGATGTGCGAGAAGAGGGAGAGCTGGCCAGCAGTGACTCTAGCCAATCTAGCTCACCGTCGGTGATCCTCGTGGAATCGGGTGGTGATGGAGCGAGTGACGACTCGGCGGAGCAATTCAAAACTAACTACAAAG aCGTCGCCAAACGGTATCCTCCCTCGTTGCGCATAGTTGTGAAGGAAACTAACCTGAAGGAGCTGAAGATTGGTTCACTGTTCATCGTCACTTGCAAGGGAGGTTCGCTTGGCCGCGAGGGTAACCATGACGTCATCATTCCTGACATTAACATCTCCAAGAGTCACCTTCAGTTCACGTACAACGATCAGAAGGCTACCTACCAGTTCGTGGATCTCGGCTCAAAGAACGGCACACTGTACAATGGTGTCCGGGTGAAACTAGGCGAGAACCAGGCGCAAAGTGACCCCGTGGTACTCCTTCACGGTAGCATACTGCAACTGAATCAAACCAAACTGCTTTGCCATGTGCACGAGGGTAACGCAACGTGTGGCAAATGTGAACCGGGTCTACTGGTGAGCACAGAGCCAGCGGAACCTCCAGAGTTATCGAACAAAATAAGCAAACCCGTCTCTCACAAGGAAGGACTGAAACTGATTCAGAAACGCTTCggattggaaaatgaaa AATATGTGAAAACGGGCGAAAACCAGGGACAGGGTCAACGGATTGGTCCGGAGTATAAGGACCGGGCTGCAACTAGACGCAAGGTGAAGGGAAGCTCGAATGAGCACGAAAAGACGCAAATGGCCTCGCTCGAACAATCCATTGCCAGCGATAACAAGGGCTTCCAGATGCTGTCGAAGCTCGGTTGGAACGAGGGTAAACCGCTCGGACGCAACGATGCCGGTCTAACGGAACCGATCCCGCTTAAATCGAACGTTGGAACGTCCGGATTAGGGTCCACGGGACAGCTGCAGTACGGATCGAACGTGCAACCGGTCGATCCGAAGCGTCACTCCATTTGGCGCAAAACTCAGGAACGCTTTGAACGGTCAGCTGCCTTCGTCGCGGGAAGTAGTGAAGATTCGGAGTAA